From a single Georhizobium profundi genomic region:
- a CDS encoding HAMP domain-containing methyl-accepting chemotaxis protein: MSKIKIKQLLPALFALMALIALAQGALGYSAVATLREQVQEFSERRVQIGQLINQIDAATADIRLAHANHTMAITPEETAEVEDRIVRRMERLDELNALYLTYLTTDTSRGLHAEFTQAWGAYMDSANEMLERSRLNRKGAAQSMFMGSLRVAYNEIDSRIAAMLDFNDQMNANAVAEAEAAYEQARIVTIGAVLLSILLAIGAGVLALNRISKPITRITASMNALAAGDLQSEIPFSDRRDEIGDMAASVAIFRDAGRDKIRLEQEAEDGRSLTEKERIAREAEKAREAAQIEMAITAIGEALGRLADGDVAYRIDTEFSGKLDRLRLDFNDAVAKLEEALRAVGGNASGIYAGSEEIRAAADDLSKRTEQQAASVEETAAALEQLTTTVKDATRRAEEAGHLVAKTREGAERSGEIVARAVGAMGAIEASSDKIGSIIGVIDDIAFQTNLLALNAGVEAARAGDAGRGFAVVAQEVRELAQRSAQAAKEIKTLITSSGAQVKEGASLVSETGKALEAIVVEVQEINRHVVAVVEASREQSLGLGEINTAVNQIDQNTQQNAAMVEQSTAASHSLAREATALNELLAQFKIGGMDGHESRSTTPRQRPVVAAAEHSATKRPESPARALGRKLAGAFSPRSEGNAALKASDWEEF, from the coding sequence ATGTCGAAGATAAAGATAAAGCAGCTGCTGCCGGCCCTTTTCGCGCTGATGGCGCTGATTGCGCTGGCTCAGGGCGCACTGGGCTATTCGGCGGTGGCGACACTGCGGGAGCAGGTACAGGAATTCAGTGAGCGTCGTGTCCAGATCGGTCAACTGATCAACCAGATCGATGCTGCGACGGCCGACATTCGATTGGCGCACGCAAATCACACCATGGCCATCACCCCGGAAGAGACGGCTGAAGTCGAAGATCGGATCGTGCGCCGCATGGAGCGGCTGGATGAGCTGAACGCTCTGTACTTGACCTATCTGACGACGGATACCTCGCGCGGACTTCATGCTGAGTTCACACAGGCTTGGGGCGCCTACATGGACTCGGCGAACGAGATGCTGGAGCGTTCGCGCCTGAACCGGAAAGGCGCCGCCCAGAGCATGTTCATGGGTTCTCTGCGTGTCGCCTATAACGAGATCGACAGCCGGATCGCCGCCATGCTCGATTTCAACGACCAGATGAACGCGAACGCCGTGGCAGAGGCTGAAGCAGCCTACGAGCAGGCGCGCATCGTCACAATCGGTGCCGTCCTCCTGTCGATTTTGCTGGCGATCGGGGCGGGCGTGCTTGCACTCAACCGGATTTCCAAACCCATCACCCGCATCACCGCGTCCATGAACGCGCTCGCTGCAGGTGACCTGCAGAGCGAAATTCCGTTCTCCGACCGCAGGGACGAGATCGGTGACATGGCGGCATCGGTGGCGATCTTCCGCGATGCCGGCCGCGACAAGATCCGTCTGGAGCAGGAGGCAGAGGACGGCCGTTCGCTGACCGAGAAGGAGCGGATCGCCCGCGAAGCCGAAAAGGCACGGGAAGCAGCACAGATCGAAATGGCGATCACAGCCATCGGCGAAGCGCTCGGCCGTCTGGCGGATGGCGACGTTGCCTATCGCATCGACACCGAATTCTCCGGCAAGCTCGATCGTCTGCGTCTGGATTTCAACGACGCCGTGGCAAAGCTCGAGGAAGCGCTGCGGGCTGTCGGCGGCAATGCAAGCGGCATCTATGCAGGGTCGGAAGAAATTCGCGCCGCTGCCGACGATCTCTCCAAGCGCACCGAACAGCAGGCGGCCTCCGTCGAGGAAACCGCAGCAGCGCTCGAGCAGCTGACGACGACGGTGAAGGACGCCACACGTCGCGCGGAAGAGGCTGGCCATCTCGTCGCCAAGACCCGCGAAGGTGCTGAGCGTTCCGGTGAGATCGTCGCCAGGGCCGTCGGCGCCATGGGCGCGATCGAAGCTTCGTCCGACAAGATCGGAAGCATCATCGGCGTTATCGACGACATCGCCTTCCAGACCAACCTTCTGGCACTCAACGCGGGTGTCGAAGCCGCACGGGCAGGTGACGCGGGTAGGGGCTTTGCGGTTGTCGCCCAGGAAGTCCGGGAGTTGGCACAGCGCTCCGCTCAGGCAGCCAAGGAGATCAAGACGCTGATCACCAGCTCCGGTGCACAGGTCAAGGAAGGGGCATCTCTCGTCAGCGAAACCGGCAAGGCGCTCGAAGCCATCGTGGTCGAGGTGCAGGAAATCAACCGCCACGTCGTTGCGGTCGTGGAAGCCTCGCGCGAGCAGTCGCTCGGTCTCGGCGAAATCAACACTGCCGTGAACCAGATCGACCAGAACACCCAGCAGAACGCAGCCATGGTGGAACAGTCGACGGCGGCAAGCCATAGTCTGGCCCGTGAGGCGACGGCGCTCAACGAACTGCTCGCGCAGTTCAAGATCGGCGGCATGGATGGCCATGAAAGCCGATCGACGACGCCAAGGCAGCGGCCCGTTGTTGCGGCGGCCGAGCACAGCGCGACGAAGCGGCCCGAATCGCCGGCCCGCGCGCTTGGCCGCAAGCTTGCCGGTGCATTCTCTCCGCGCAGTGAAGGCAATGCGGCGCTGAAGGCGTCGGACTGGGAAGAGTTCTGA
- a CDS encoding AMP nucleosidase — translation MDKKTFDHTDARILSPDAYEPRSFSDPDEALAAISELYARNTAFLTDAFRGLSEGVPPATRYRAYYPQVSLYTTSYGHVDSRLSYGHVTQPGHYTTSITRPELFAPYLKDQIGLLLKNHGVPIVVSESDTPIPLHFAFGEGAYVEASFAENFAVPLRDLFDTPDLTNTDDEIANGAYEPGPGEPSPLAPFTAQRIDYSLARLSHYTATNADHFQNFVLFTNYQFYVDEFCAFARRLMAEGGGGYEAFVEPGNLMTPAGSDEPTEGVAGVRLPQMPAYHLKKKSHGGITMVNIGVGPSNAKTITDHIAVLRPHAWLMLGHCAGLRNSQTLGDYVLAHAYVREDHVLDDDLPVWVPIPALAEIQVALQESVAEVTGLEGYDLKRIMRTGTVATIDNRNWELRDQRGPVKRLSQSRAIALDMESATIAANGFRFRVPYGTLLCVSDKPLHGELKLPGMATAFYRTQVSQHLEIGIRAMEKLAAMPPERLHSRKLRSFYETAFQ, via the coding sequence ATGGACAAGAAGACTTTCGACCACACCGACGCCCGCATATTGTCACCTGACGCTTACGAACCGCGATCATTCTCTGATCCGGATGAAGCGCTGGCAGCCATTTCGGAGCTTTATGCCCGCAACACCGCGTTCCTGACCGACGCGTTCAGAGGCCTGAGTGAGGGCGTTCCGCCCGCTACGCGGTATCGCGCCTACTACCCGCAGGTCAGCCTCTACACGACCTCCTACGGCCATGTTGATTCGCGCCTCTCCTATGGGCATGTGACCCAGCCCGGGCATTACACGACCTCGATCACGCGGCCGGAACTGTTCGCACCCTATCTGAAGGACCAGATCGGGCTCCTTTTGAAGAACCATGGCGTACCGATCGTCGTGTCGGAATCGGATACGCCGATCCCGCTGCATTTCGCTTTCGGCGAAGGCGCCTATGTGGAAGCATCCTTCGCGGAAAACTTCGCTGTGCCGCTTCGGGATCTCTTCGATACCCCGGACCTGACGAACACCGATGACGAGATCGCCAATGGCGCCTACGAGCCCGGACCCGGCGAGCCCTCGCCGCTCGCGCCCTTCACGGCGCAGCGCATCGATTACTCGCTGGCGCGGCTGTCGCACTACACCGCGACCAATGCCGACCATTTCCAGAATTTCGTCCTGTTCACGAACTACCAGTTCTACGTGGATGAATTCTGCGCCTTCGCCCGCCGTCTGATGGCGGAAGGCGGCGGTGGCTACGAAGCCTTCGTCGAACCGGGCAATCTGATGACGCCTGCTGGCTCGGACGAGCCAACGGAAGGCGTGGCCGGCGTGCGGCTGCCACAGATGCCGGCCTATCACCTGAAGAAGAAATCCCATGGCGGGATCACCATGGTGAATATCGGTGTCGGGCCATCTAACGCGAAGACCATTACCGATCACATCGCGGTGCTCAGGCCGCATGCGTGGCTGATGCTCGGCCACTGCGCGGGCCTGCGCAACAGCCAGACATTGGGCGACTATGTGCTGGCCCACGCCTATGTGCGCGAAGACCACGTGCTCGACGACGATCTTCCGGTGTGGGTGCCCATTCCGGCGCTTGCCGAAATCCAGGTCGCGCTGCAGGAATCGGTTGCCGAAGTCACAGGGCTGGAAGGGTACGATCTGAAGCGCATCATGCGCACGGGCACGGTTGCCACGATCGACAATCGTAACTGGGAACTGCGCGACCAGCGCGGACCGGTGAAGCGGCTCTCCCAGTCACGCGCGATCGCGCTCGACATGGAATCGGCGACGATCGCGGCAAACGGCTTCCGCTTTCGCGTGCCCTACGGAACGCTGCTTTGTGTCTCGGACAAGCCGCTTCATGGCGAGCTGAAGCTTCCCGGCATGGCAACGGCGTTCTACCGGACGCAGGTGAGCCAGCATCTGGAAATCGGCATCCGCGCGATGGAGAAGCTTGCCGCCATGCCACCCGAGCGTCTGCATTCGCGCAAGCTCAGGAGCTTTTACGAGACTGCTTTCCAGTAG
- a CDS encoding diacylglycerol/lipid kinase family protein codes for MNVHAVFNRDGGTFRTMDMDAFCQTATRIFEAHGHTLTCENVTGKQIKRKLEAVAAKGDVDVLLAGGGDGTISTAAGIAWKAGMPLGVVPAGTMNLVARTLKVPLDLEEALESLAAGEIMDADIASANGRAFVHQFSIGMQARMVRLRNSYSFKSRFQKIIATSRAAMGVILDPPVFKVSIDIDGKSETRKVSAIAVSNNHYGNDSLLYADTLTGGQLGIYIAKPLSTAGMTRLAADILRRRFRDNENIDEIGAMKVHLYFPKLYSKARAVIDGELVELERDVTILLHPGELKILAPSQTALDAKGASTGKQSRKSS; via the coding sequence ATGAATGTGCATGCAGTCTTCAACCGCGACGGCGGAACGTTCCGCACGATGGATATGGATGCGTTCTGCCAGACCGCCACACGCATCTTCGAAGCGCATGGCCATACGCTCACGTGCGAAAACGTGACCGGCAAGCAGATCAAACGGAAGCTCGAGGCAGTCGCGGCCAAGGGTGACGTCGATGTTCTCTTGGCCGGCGGTGGTGATGGCACGATTTCCACGGCGGCCGGTATCGCCTGGAAAGCTGGCATGCCGCTTGGCGTGGTGCCGGCGGGCACCATGAACCTTGTTGCGCGAACCTTGAAGGTGCCGCTCGATCTGGAAGAGGCACTTGAATCCCTGGCGGCCGGTGAGATTATGGATGCCGACATTGCGAGCGCCAACGGCCGCGCCTTCGTGCACCAGTTCTCGATCGGCATGCAGGCCCGCATGGTCCGGCTGCGCAACAGCTACTCGTTCAAGTCCCGCTTCCAGAAGATCATCGCGACGAGCCGTGCTGCCATGGGCGTCATCCTCGATCCGCCGGTCTTCAAGGTGTCCATCGATATCGATGGCAAGTCCGAGACCCGCAAGGTGTCCGCGATCGCCGTCTCCAACAATCACTATGGCAACGATTCCTTGCTTTATGCGGACACGCTGACAGGCGGCCAGTTGGGCATTTACATCGCCAAGCCGCTATCGACGGCCGGCATGACGCGTCTTGCGGCCGACATTCTGCGCCGTCGCTTCCGCGACAATGAGAATATCGACGAGATCGGCGCCATGAAGGTGCACCTCTATTTCCCCAAGCTCTATTCCAAGGCGCGTGCTGTCATCGACGGCGAGTTGGTGGAGCTGGAGCGAGACGTGACCATCCTGCTCCACCCGGGCGAGCTGAAGATCCTCGCGCCCAGCCAGACAGCTTTGGACGCGAAGGGCGCATCTACTGGAAAGCAGTCTCGTAAAAGCTCCTGA
- a CDS encoding LysE family translocator, which translates to MDLAALSVFAGALFVAAASPGPGIAAIVARVLGTGAGGAVIFTAGVAFGDVLWLSAAIGGLALLAQNFALVFQAVKWAGVLYLVYLAYKMWTSAPKPTNVRAAEGGEHPLVLFSAGLAVTLGNPKTMVFYMALLPNLIDLEAVTMLGYVELSAITLAVLAIVFGFYIVLAARARRLLTRARSMRIVNRFSATAMVGAAAWVAAR; encoded by the coding sequence ATGGACCTCGCTGCCCTGTCCGTTTTTGCCGGTGCGCTTTTCGTGGCTGCTGCTTCGCCGGGACCCGGCATCGCCGCGATTGTTGCGCGGGTGCTGGGCACCGGCGCGGGCGGTGCGGTGATTTTTACCGCCGGGGTCGCCTTCGGTGACGTGCTGTGGCTTTCCGCTGCGATCGGCGGCCTCGCGCTGCTGGCCCAAAACTTCGCGCTCGTCTTCCAGGCGGTGAAATGGGCGGGCGTGCTCTATCTCGTCTATCTGGCCTACAAAATGTGGACGTCCGCGCCAAAGCCTACGAATGTGCGCGCCGCAGAGGGCGGTGAGCATCCGCTGGTGCTTTTTTCGGCGGGGCTTGCAGTGACGCTCGGCAATCCGAAGACCATGGTTTTCTACATGGCGCTCCTGCCCAATCTCATCGACCTGGAAGCGGTCACGATGCTCGGCTATGTGGAGCTGTCAGCGATCACGCTTGCCGTTCTCGCCATCGTCTTCGGGTTCTATATCGTGCTCGCGGCCCGGGCGCGGCGGCTTCTGACGCGCGCCCGCTCGATGCGGATCGTCAACCGCTTTTCCGCCACGGCCATGGTCGGCGCTGCAGCGTGGGTCGCAGCCCGCTGA
- a CDS encoding endonuclease/exonuclease/phosphatase family protein, whose product MLVRLSALLAAMAILVGCTSLPSNDQLDSARLRVASLNALYIRPSGPRFEAWLDRREAMVSAIAEIDADIFALQEVETFDGRPLHEENLQLDFLMERLPSYGFAAIGPPETVPSTQPILYRKDRFRLLDEGFYFYPGQGDPVFPRRADGRQNRYASWALLQPLEGGPPIHVHNFHFDHQSGTRRQEAASKIATEIAPAIARGEPVLVIGDLNALRHSPTAAILRRADLAFSWITGPTFHFGTGIGAFPAIDHLLYSERFEPVGRGVVFRRNYDGQLPSDHHPVVQDFILD is encoded by the coding sequence ATGCTGGTCCGCCTGTCGGCGCTTCTCGCTGCAATGGCGATCCTCGTCGGCTGCACGTCCTTACCATCGAACGACCAGCTGGACAGTGCCCGCTTACGCGTCGCCAGCCTCAACGCCCTCTATATCCGCCCGTCGGGTCCGCGTTTCGAGGCGTGGCTCGATCGGCGCGAGGCCATGGTGTCCGCCATCGCCGAGATCGACGCGGACATCTTCGCACTGCAGGAAGTCGAGACATTTGACGGCAGGCCGTTGCATGAGGAGAATCTTCAGCTCGATTTCCTGATGGAGCGCTTGCCGTCCTATGGGTTTGCGGCAATCGGACCGCCTGAAACCGTACCGTCGACCCAGCCGATCCTTTACCGCAAAGATCGGTTCAGGCTGCTCGACGAGGGGTTCTATTTCTATCCCGGCCAGGGCGATCCCGTTTTTCCCCGCCGCGCCGATGGGCGACAGAACCGCTATGCAAGCTGGGCGCTCCTCCAGCCGCTGGAGGGTGGTCCACCGATCCACGTCCATAACTTCCACTTCGACCATCAAAGCGGCACCCGGCGACAGGAGGCCGCTTCCAAGATCGCCACGGAGATAGCCCCGGCGATCGCCCGCGGCGAGCCGGTGCTCGTCATCGGGGACCTCAACGCGCTGCGCCATTCGCCCACAGCCGCAATCCTGCGCCGGGCGGACCTGGCGTTCTCATGGATCACCGGCCCCACGTTCCACTTCGGAACCGGCATCGGCGCTTTTCCGGCGATCGATCATCTTCTTTATTCCGAACGCTTCGAACCCGTTGGCCGCGGTGTCGTGTTCCGGCGCAATTATGATGGCCAATTGCCCTCGGACCATCATCCCGTCGTGCAGGACTTCATCTTGGACTGA
- a CDS encoding electron transfer flavoprotein-ubiquinone oxidoreductase, whose translation MNDTTEAAIERESMEFDVVIVGAGPAGLAAAIRLKQRDPEINVVVLEKGGEVGAHILSGAVVDPSGIDQLLPDWRSEADHPFKTPVTEDQFLVLGPAGGMRLPNFLMPPLMNNHGNYIVSLGNVCRWLAGKAEELGVEIYPGFAAADLIYDDAGAVIGVVTGDMGVERDGTRGPSFQPGMELLGKYVLVGEGVRGSLAKKLIAKYALAKDSEPQKYGIGLKELWEVKPENHRSGLVQHSFGWPLDYKTGGGSFLYHLEDNLVAVGFVVHLNYKNPHLSPFDEFQRFKTHPKIADVFEGAKRVSYGARAISEGGFQSVPKLVFPGGALIGCSAGFVNVPRIKGSHNAVLSGMLAAEHVADAIKAGRSHDAVEGYDQAWRTSPVGDDLSRVRNVKPFWSRFGMAGIALGGIDMWLTTLFRGWSPFGTQKHGVADQEALEPASKHKKIDYPKPDGVLTFDRLSSVYLSNTNHEEDQPVHLQVKDMDLQKKSEWGVFAGPSARYCPAAVYEWHTEGGGEPTYVINAQNCVHCKTCDIKDPNQNINWVPPQGGEGPVYQNM comes from the coding sequence ATGAACGACACGACTGAGGCTGCAATCGAACGCGAAAGCATGGAATTCGACGTCGTGATCGTCGGCGCTGGCCCTGCTGGTCTGGCAGCCGCGATCCGGCTGAAGCAGCGCGATCCCGAGATCAACGTCGTCGTGCTCGAAAAGGGTGGCGAGGTCGGTGCCCACATCCTGTCCGGTGCCGTCGTCGATCCATCCGGCATCGACCAGCTCCTTCCCGATTGGCGGAGCGAAGCGGATCATCCCTTCAAAACCCCCGTCACCGAAGATCAATTCCTCGTGCTCGGCCCGGCAGGCGGCATGCGCCTTCCAAATTTCCTCATGCCCCCGCTGATGAACAATCACGGCAACTACATCGTGTCGCTCGGCAATGTCTGCCGCTGGCTTGCCGGGAAAGCGGAAGAGTTAGGCGTCGAAATCTATCCGGGCTTTGCAGCTGCCGACCTGATCTATGACGATGCCGGCGCCGTCATCGGCGTGGTGACGGGAGATATGGGCGTGGAGCGCGATGGCACGCGGGGTCCGAGCTTCCAGCCCGGCATGGAACTGCTTGGCAAATACGTGCTGGTTGGCGAAGGCGTGCGCGGCTCGCTCGCCAAGAAGCTGATCGCCAAATATGCGCTTGCCAAGGACAGCGAGCCGCAGAAATACGGTATCGGCCTGAAGGAACTCTGGGAGGTGAAGCCCGAAAACCACCGCTCGGGCCTCGTGCAGCATTCCTTCGGTTGGCCTCTCGATTACAAGACCGGCGGCGGCTCGTTCCTCTACCATCTCGAAGACAATCTCGTCGCCGTCGGCTTCGTCGTCCACCTGAACTACAAGAACCCGCACCTGTCGCCCTTCGACGAATTTCAACGGTTCAAGACGCATCCGAAGATTGCCGACGTGTTCGAAGGTGCCAAGCGCGTTTCCTATGGCGCCCGGGCGATCTCCGAAGGCGGCTTCCAGTCGGTACCGAAGCTCGTCTTCCCGGGCGGGGCGCTGATCGGCTGCTCGGCCGGCTTCGTCAACGTGCCGCGCATCAAGGGTTCGCACAACGCGGTACTGTCCGGGATGCTGGCCGCCGAACATGTGGCGGATGCGATCAAGGCGGGACGCTCGCATGATGCGGTCGAGGGATACGATCAGGCCTGGCGGACATCGCCGGTCGGCGACGACCTGAGCCGGGTACGCAACGTCAAGCCGTTCTGGTCGCGCTTCGGCATGGCCGGCATTGCGCTCGGCGGCATCGACATGTGGCTGACGACGCTGTTTCGCGGCTGGTCGCCTTTTGGAACCCAGAAGCACGGCGTGGCAGACCAGGAAGCGCTCGAGCCGGCCTCCAAGCACAAGAAGATCGACTATCCGAAGCCAGACGGCGTCCTCACCTTCGATCGGCTCTCCTCAGTCTATCTGTCCAACACCAATCACGAGGAGGATCAGCCGGTCCATCTCCAGGTGAAGGACATGGACCTGCAGAAGAAATCCGAATGGGGCGTCTTCGCCGGCCCATCTGCGCGCTACTGCCCGGCCGCTGTCTATGAGTGGCACACGGAAGGCGGCGGCGAGCCGACCTATGTGATCAACGCGCAGAACTGCGTGCACTGCAAGACCTGCGACATCAAGGATCCCAACCAGAACATCAACTGGGTTCCGCCGCAGGGTGGGGAAGGGCCGGTGTATCAGAACATGTGA
- a CDS encoding uracil-DNA glycosylase — MHSNDLAQLSDRDLAALLAFYADAGVDCMLEDAAIDRFAESATLRSERSGPIAGRADVSVRPGERDPRPLPATPREGPGEGRVVQSSQQSNGMPVGIIPDEVALADARQKARQATTLAELREAVSDYAGCSLKFSAKTTVFADGNPQARVMIVGGAPGREEDLQGLPFVGREGQMLDRMLGAIGLNRETTYLTNLIFWRPPGNRTPTPHEVALCRPFAERHIELVDPEILVVLGNVVTKGLMDMTGNITAQCGTWTDYRLGDRTWPALPMLDPQALLASPAHKKVAWRDLLALKARLDA; from the coding sequence ATGCATTCCAACGATCTCGCCCAGCTCTCAGATCGCGATCTGGCTGCCCTGCTCGCCTTCTACGCCGATGCCGGTGTCGACTGCATGCTGGAGGATGCCGCGATCGATCGCTTCGCGGAAAGCGCGACCCTACGCTCCGAGCGATCCGGTCCGATCGCCGGGCGTGCCGATGTGTCAGTTCGGCCAGGCGAGCGGGATCCCCGCCCTCTGCCGGCGACGCCGCGCGAGGGTCCCGGCGAAGGTCGCGTCGTACAATCCTCGCAGCAGTCGAACGGTATGCCGGTCGGGATCATTCCCGACGAGGTCGCGCTTGCCGATGCGCGGCAGAAGGCACGGCAAGCCACGACGCTTGCCGAACTGCGCGAGGCCGTGAGCGACTATGCCGGCTGCAGCCTCAAATTCAGCGCCAAGACCACAGTCTTTGCCGATGGCAATCCGCAGGCGCGGGTGATGATCGTCGGCGGCGCACCCGGGCGCGAGGAAGATCTGCAAGGCCTCCCCTTCGTGGGGCGCGAGGGCCAGATGCTCGACCGGATGCTGGGCGCAATCGGGCTTAACCGTGAGACCACCTATCTCACCAATCTGATTTTCTGGCGGCCGCCCGGCAATCGAACGCCGACGCCGCATGAGGTGGCGCTTTGCCGGCCCTTTGCCGAGCGCCATATCGAGCTCGTCGATCCGGAAATCCTCGTTGTCCTCGGCAATGTCGTGACCAAGGGGCTCATGGACATGACCGGCAACATCACCGCGCAGTGTGGCACCTGGACGGACTATCGGCTTGGCGATCGCACCTGGCCGGCACTGCCGATGCTCGACCCACAGGCTCTGCTCGCAAGTCCGGCCCACAAGAAAGTCGCCTGGCGCGACCTTTTGGCGCTCAAGGCCCGGCTCGACGCGTAA
- a CDS encoding MFS transporter, with protein MITNLLPIGSLLSSAFLMLMAGGLAGYLLPLRAVAEGWSTLSVSLMATSYAIGFTTGCVLTPRLVLRVGHVRVFAVLATLMSVSVLLHALIVHPLAWIAIRAVAGFSIAGGYMVIESWLNERVTNETRGSVFSVYMTISMLGLMMGQFAVPLGDAAGPTLFIVGALLYSLAVIPTGISSAQSPQPLSQVTLDIRKLFRNSPASVVGAVLAGAIASAWSNLGPVYSQQSGLSTAEGATMLAAAMIGGAVFQIPLGRFSDRTDRRYVMIFAGLVGLVLSLAAVLVGVDSRWAFFLTMFLLGSVLFPIYSLNVAHANDHAEPNAFVEVSSGLLIIYGFGTMIGPLVTGAAMDAFGPWALFATIATAFGLYSAYAFYRTTKRAKPADEARSEFRAIPIGKGQTPQTVELDPRVDATPDDVIQERPAA; from the coding sequence ATGATCACCAATCTTTTGCCAATCGGCAGCCTGCTTTCTTCGGCGTTCCTGATGCTGATGGCCGGCGGTCTTGCCGGATATCTGCTGCCGCTTCGCGCCGTTGCCGAGGGCTGGTCGACGCTGTCGGTTTCACTGATGGCCACGAGCTACGCGATCGGCTTCACGACCGGGTGCGTGCTGACCCCGCGGCTTGTGCTGCGCGTCGGGCATGTGCGCGTCTTCGCCGTGCTCGCGACCCTGATGTCGGTGTCTGTGCTGCTGCATGCGCTGATCGTTCATCCGCTGGCCTGGATCGCCATCCGCGCCGTAGCGGGCTTTTCGATTGCCGGTGGCTACATGGTCATCGAAAGCTGGCTCAACGAGCGTGTGACCAACGAGACGCGCGGCAGCGTGTTCTCGGTCTACATGACCATTTCGATGCTTGGCCTCATGATGGGCCAGTTTGCCGTACCGCTTGGCGATGCGGCCGGACCCACGCTCTTCATCGTCGGCGCGCTGCTCTACAGCCTGGCGGTGATCCCGACCGGGATATCGAGCGCGCAGTCACCGCAGCCGCTGAGCCAGGTGACGCTCGACATCCGCAAGCTCTTCCGCAACTCGCCAGCCTCCGTCGTCGGCGCCGTGCTGGCCGGAGCGATCGCGAGTGCGTGGAGCAATCTGGGGCCCGTCTATTCGCAGCAGAGCGGGCTCTCCACCGCGGAAGGCGCGACGATGCTCGCAGCCGCCATGATTGGCGGAGCGGTGTTCCAGATCCCGCTCGGCCGGTTTTCGGACCGCACCGACCGCCGCTATGTCATGATCTTCGCAGGGCTGGTCGGCCTGGTGCTGTCGCTGGCCGCCGTTCTGGTCGGTGTCGACAGCCGCTGGGCGTTTTTCCTGACGATGTTCCTGCTTGGCTCTGTTCTGTTCCCGATCTACTCGCTGAACGTCGCCCATGCGAACGACCACGCCGAGCCGAACGCGTTCGTGGAGGTCTCGAGCGGCCTTTTGATCATTTACGGCTTCGGCACGATGATCGGACCACTCGTCACGGGTGCCGCCATGGATGCGTTTGGGCCGTGGGCGCTCTTTGCGACGATCGCCACGGCATTCGGGCTCTATTCGGCTTACGCCTTCTATCGCACCACCAAGCGCGCCAAGCCGGCCGATGAGGCGCGTTCCGAATTCCGCGCGATCCCGATCGGCAAGGGGCAGACGCCGCAGACGGTGGAACTGGATCCGCGCGTCGACGCCACCCCCGACGACGTGATCCAGGAGCGGCCAGCGGCTTGA